ttttgtttgtgttgttgtttccgaaacattttactttttggaTCGTTTTAGAACTTGTATGTTGCTTATTTTAGATGCATGAAGATGTTGTTCTGCTGTGCAGGAGGAGAGCTCTTCATGCAGCTGGAGAGAGAGGGCATCTTCATGGAAGACACAGCCTGGTGAGGATGGTTTGGCATCAGATGTCAGTCATCAACTGTTGACAtcattattgattttattttattttttcccgtTCTTCTGTTTTGCATCATCTGGCAGAAAGTTGCCTGTTAAGATTCTTACTTGTCCAAGCAAGTTGTCTTGCAGAAGTGTTAATCCAACTTGCAGTAACAACCTCTTACTGGAAAATTTAAGTCAAGTaaatttgagtacatttattcaatgTTCTGTAATAATTAAGTGGTTGTTTTGATGCGTCAGGAAAAAGCATTTTTGGTGCTGCTGATCAGAATAAGATTCAGCTCCTCAGCAACAAATACTCCAGCTGGATttcatgtcaaacaaaatgtctgCTGTTGGGGATACTAGAGGATCTGTGATGAAATGGGTCAATATTGGGTTAGCTTGTTAAACATCATGGCATCATGAACTCCTTGAAACTCCAAGACATTTTAGTCTTTCAAAATGATTATGATGGCCAAATTGGATATGGTTCAGCAGGAACAAAATGAACTTTCCTCTAAGACGATGTAATTTTTCTGACCTGAAGCAGAGGAGAATGTGAAGTGAGCTGGAGAGAAACGAGCATAAGGGGGAACACTGCAgtctggatgagctgcagagattGTGTAAAGATAACTGGTCAAAGATCGTTCTCTCTGTATGCGCCATTCTGGTGAAATGAGAAGGCTGATGCCTCGTTTCCACCGAGCGGTGCGCCTCAGATTGGTTCCATACACAGAATACCCTCTGGCGTATTCAGGGGTGCGAACCGACCCGCATCAACCAAATGAGGCACAAGTGTTGTCCTTTTGGCAAGTTTTAACACTATGGGTGCCAATAGCATctgatatttagttttaaacgATTGATTATAAATTCAGAACTGTGTTTAGACCGGAAAAGATGCAACAGTCCTTCTTGCTTTCATGTCACATTGTTGTGATGTTTGTCGTGATATTATTAGCTCTGAAGCATaattttatttagtcttttgtTGCTTGTAGTTTTTACCTCGCAGAGATCTCCATGGCTCTGGGTCATCTGCACCAAAAAGGCATCATCTACCGAGACCTGAAGCCTGAGAACATCATGCTCAACAGCCAAGGTTAGTCCGTCCTGGATGATGCGTAATATTTAGAGCCTTTTGAAGTATTCATGCTtcttgatattttaatttttttcacatgacAACTACAGACttcaatttatttcagcagGATTTTAAGTGACAGACCAGCACCGACTGGACATGAGACGAGACAAAGTATTTGTGTTTCAGTGATCAAGCattttgctttagttttaaattaaaaaactattttcccCATTTGCCACACACCTGATTTAAATTAATGGGTAATCAATGGATGGGGTCATTTGAATTAGGTGTGCTGGAGCAGAGCTACATCTAAGACCTGCAGGACCTGGATTAAGAACtgctggcctagtcaaagtccagccctaaatttaataaaacttcTGAGTCaagtaataaatatttgctAGAAATGCTTTCCATCAAATTTAGCCCATCTGTTGAACTACCTTAAAAAGCTACAATTCTCTTAGACGCTTTAAACCCCCAAATATCTGCCGCTTTAATTGTTTTACAAAGTATTAATTCTCTTGCGTTGATTAGAAATGcattcttcagattttatttataaaaagtgatGAAAACCATGTCTCTCTTTGACTAATTTGAATTTTAGTAAtataaactgttaaaaacataaaaaaaaacttcacacaACGTGGCAAacttcaaggggtgtgaatacttttcaaatcaaagttttatttaatgctGAGCTTCCAGCAGGTGTAATTAATTCATGCAAATGTTGGTATCTAAATATTTCTTGATTTTCCTCCAGGTCACGTAAAACTGACCGACTTCGGTCTTTGTAAAGAATCCATTCATGACGGGACGGTCACTCACACTTTCTGTGGAACCATCGAATACATGTAGGTGTTTTTTCTGGGACCTCTGACCCAGCTGCACTCTTCATCACTAACGGCCTCGGATGCTGTGGGCTCTCTGTGCTTCAGGGCTCCAGAGATCTTGATGAGGAGCGGCCACAACAGAGCGGTGGACTGGTGGAGTCTGGGCGCTCTGATGTACGACATGCTCACAGGAGCGGTCAGTGAAACGCGCTCagtttcattattattgttgtgaATCAACATAGGTATTGTCTTAATAACCCTGGTCTTTCCTCTCTAATTGTAGCCCCCCTTCACAGGTGAGAACCGGAAAAAGACCATTGATAAAATCCTGAAGTGTAAGCTGAGCCTCCCACCCTACCTCACACAGGAAGCAAGGGATCTCCTGAAACGGGTACGGTCTCCTGCGTTTGCTTGAAGCCGATTATTTGCCCTGCTGGTTTTCTCTTAACGTTTGGCCGCTGCTTGAACAGCTGCTGAAGAGAAATGCTTCGTCACGGCTCGGAGCCGGAGCAGGAGACGCCACAGATGTGCAGGTGAGAGCAGTAGATGCAAAAGAATATTCTCAAACTTCAGCCGGTTGTTATGAAATTTGTTGTGAAACCAACttgtttaaattataatttttttgtgtgttcaaTAGGCTTATCCTTTCTTTCGACACATCAATTGGGAAGATCTACTGGCCCGGAAAGTGGAGCCTCCCTTCAAACCTGTCCTTGTAAGTAAAACCATAAGCAAACATTCATTACCTTTTGGTATTTGGTGGGATGTTTTGCTAATGTGCCTAAATAACGCTACGTTAGAGGCTGAGGTCCAGGAAAACAGCCAAGCCTTCTACTGTGTCGGATCATCTCCTGCTTGCTTTGGCTGAAACCTCTCATGTTGCTGTAATCCCAAACTTGTGTTTCCTCTCTGATCTGGCCAGCAATCAGCGGATGACGTGAGTCAGTTCGACTCGAAGTTCACCAGCCAGACTCCGGTGGACAGCCCTGACGACTCCACCCTCAGCGAGAGCGCAAATCAGGCCTTCCTGGTAATACCTGAAGACGCTTTACTTCACTTCTACCTTGTTTAGTAGCAAGTTTAATCTGAACTATTAAAGATGCAGTGATTCCACTTTATTTATTCCAGTGTaagtttttcacaatttgtcacattacagccataAACTCCAATTGCTTTGCACTTGTATTTTACTGGATAGAAGGAAAAggactttaaatattttgtttattgtgaatatatacaaaaaaacgTAAAAAGTGTGACGGGTATATATAGTCAGGCCCCTgctcttaaataaaatcctgtgcaGCACTACTTGCTAAATGGTAGCAAGTAGTGGCATGAAAAACAtgccaagctttgaacatctgaTTCAGTACTGCTCAAACAACCAACGACAAAATGGAAAGAGTctggcacaactgcaaacctaccaaacAGCTAAACTAAAGCTAGCTATATTGTAAACAATATTACAACTACCAGTCGGTTCGAAATCGAtctaaatgcaaaacatttaatgcCTGTGTGTGTAAAGCCGCAGCGATGTGCGTCACCTTGAACACACCACTCCCCTCTCTGGAACATGGCCATGGCAGCATCATGTGACGATGCTGCCGTACTAAGAGGACTCCAGCAACACTCGACGTTCTGAGAAAGTTGTGACAGCTTGTGGATTATTTTCTGGGACAGGGCAGTGGATTAGGATTGGTGaggagatggatggagctaaacgCAGAAtgatcctggaagaaaacatgttcaaaGCTGCAAAAGATTTGAGACTGGAGCAGAGAGTTggcttccagcaggacaatgtcTCTGAAGATCAGCTCCGAGCTACTTTAGGGATCTCAAGCTCTAGTCCGCGTCAAGTCAAGAGTCATTATCAGAACCCTCTTGAACTTGATTGGATTTTTGGAACAATGACCcgtctaaaaaataaaaacatttacatgtgTTAAAAtagcccagtcaaagtccagagatAAATTCACCTGAAAATCGATTTACAAATTTATGTCCAGATTCCTTCCCCCCCAATCCAACTGctaaattctaataaacattttagcatTCATAGATGTAAACAGAAGAGAAATGATCCAAATCACTTGCAGGTGTAATTACAGTGAAaggatataaataaaaaaaaatatgaaatgcttcttggatttttattggtaaaaatTTGCAAACCTTCTGTGATTTCCCTTCACATTTATGCGCTCTGTTGTGTTTGTCTTCCCAATGGGATGCATCTGAAGTGTGTGGTTGGAATGTTGCAATATGTGGATAGTTGATTGCAAGGCATTCTGCAAACAGGATTGTTGCTCAGCAggtaaatgtaacaaaaaatgaCCATAAAAGATAAATGATGTGAAGTTGTTGACACTTTCTGTATGTTTGTGCTGTATAATTGCGTTAAGATTAAACCTAGAAATGTCACAATAAGAGCCCAGAAAAGTATGGAAGTTTGGGGaaagttgtgcaaaaaaaaatctccataaTTAAAAGGTGCGTTCCTTGTTTCCTTCCTTCGTGGTTTTCCCAGGGCTTTACATACGTCGCGCCATCAGTTCTGGAAAACATCAAGGAGAAGTTTTCCTTCGAGCCAAAGATCCGCTCCCCTCGGCGCATCATGGACAGCCCAAGGACTCTTCTCAGGTTTGTCGGCTGGTTTGCAGCAGATCTGATGTGAACTGATTATTTGCATGACACATTAACCTGCAGCCTCTAACCTGTAGTCTCTACTTCCCTCTCAGCCCGGGCTGGTCTCGCAGTCCCCTCATCCCCGGCGTGGGACGGAGTGTCCTCCCCTCTCCTCTGGAGCAGCCCATGGATCTGTCCACCGCAGAGCAGATGGACATCACTAGTAGCTCTGAGGCCTCGGCCCCCCTCCCCATCCGACAGCCTGCGGGGGTCAACCTCGCCCAGATGAAGCAGCAAACCTTCCCTGTCGTGGCCAAACGGCCTGAGCATCTACGTATGAACCTATGACCCCTGACTTTATTTCTTCTCCCTCTGGTTtggtgatatttttttaaaggcaaagAAACAGGAACATATGCTAGAGACAATGAGAATCCAAACTTCTTGCACATCTGCACACCAC
Above is a window of Xiphophorus hellerii strain 12219 chromosome 18, Xiphophorus_hellerii-4.1, whole genome shotgun sequence DNA encoding:
- the rps6kb1b gene encoding ribosomal protein S6 kinase beta-1, whose amino-acid sequence is MAGVFDIDLDQPEENVSDDENDETQNIDIMDQCSGFEFNMDDCEKIEISEDNVNQGTENIRPECFELLRVLGKGGYGKVFQVRKVVGAAAGKIFAMKVLKKAMIVRNAKDTAHTKAERNILEEVKHPFIVDLIYAFQTGGKLYLILEYLSGGELFMQLEREGIFMEDTACFYLAEISMALGHLHQKGIIYRDLKPENIMLNSQGHVKLTDFGLCKESIHDGTVTHTFCGTIEYMAPEILMRSGHNRAVDWWSLGALMYDMLTGAPPFTGENRKKTIDKILKCKLSLPPYLTQEARDLLKRLLKRNASSRLGAGAGDATDVQAYPFFRHINWEDLLARKVEPPFKPVLQSADDVSQFDSKFTSQTPVDSPDDSTLSESANQAFLGFTYVAPSVLENIKEKFSFEPKIRSPRRIMDSPRTLLSPGWSRSPLIPGVGRSVLPSPLEQPMDLSTAEQMDITSSSEASAPLPIRQPAGVNLAQMKQQTFPVVAKRPEHLRMNL